Below is a window of Enterococcus gilvus ATCC BAA-350 DNA.
TTTTACAGTTAGGCTTTTCGCAATAGTGTAAGTATGCGTTCTAGTAATAGATTTTATGCGCTGTATTGAACAGGCAGTTTAGCCTAATGTTATGCGTACGAAAATCAGGTCATTTTTCTGGTTTATAGAAAAAATGATTTCACTTAAAATGAGCTAGCTGTTAAATTCTAGTATACATGTAGAAACATTCGTCTCTTATTTAATGTATTTGCGAAGGGGACTAAATTAATCGAACACCGAGGTTCTCTCGGTAAAAATAAACCCCTTTGATTGGCGTGTTGTCACTCTACTAACCAAATGCAAGAAGCGAAGGTTTTCGCTGTTTCCATTTGTTTAGTAGCGTCGCACTGGTCAAAGGAAAAAGGAGAAGTTATGACAGAAAAGCAAGTTTTTAAAACCACTTGGGGCGGGCGCCCTCTGCAAGTTGAAATCGGTCAGCTTGCCAAACAAGCCAATGGCGCAGTGTTAGTTCGCTATGGCGATACCGTTGTGTTAAGTGCAGCTGTTGCATCAAAAGAAGCGAGAGATTTCGACTTTTTCCCATTAACGATCAATTACGAAGAAAAAATGTATGCCGTGGGTAAAATTCCTGGAGGCTTCATCAAGCGTGAAGGACGTCCAAGTACAGATGCGACGTTGACTGCTCGTTTGATCGACCGTCCGATTCGCCCAATGTTTGCTGATGGCTTCCGTAATGAAGTGCAAGTAACAAACGTTGTAATGAGTGTGGAACAAGATTGCTCACCAGCGATGGCTGCAATGTTTGGTTCTTCATTGGCATTAGCTATTTCAGATATTCCCTTTGAAGGCCCAATCGCAGGTGTTGATGTTGGCCGCGTAAACGGGGAGTATGTGTTGAATCCTACGACGGAACAACACGCCGCATCAGATATCGATTTGACTGTTGCTGGAACAAAACAAGCCATCAACATGGTAGAATCCGGAGCAAAAGAAGTTTCCGAAGAAGATATGTTAGGTGCGTTGTTGTTCGGTTTTGATGCAATCAAAGAAATGGTCGCTTTCCAATCTGAAATCGTTGCTGCTGTCGGCAAAGAAAAAATGGAAATTTCTTTATTACAAGTGAACCCTGAATTGAAAAAAGAAATTTTTGACAGCTATTACGAAACAATGAAGACGGCTGTAATGACAATGGACAAATTGGCACGTGAAGACGAAATTGAAAAAGTAAAAGAAACAGTCAAAGAAGTCTATGCGGAAAGATTTGCGAATGTTGAAACAGAAGATTTGGTTCAAATCACAAAAGAAGTGAAACAAATCGCGGAAGACCTTGAAAAAGATGTTGTCCGTGAATTGATCACGATCGATAAGATTCGTCCGGATGGCCGTAAATTAGACGAAATCCGTCCGTTAGATGCAGAAACAAGCATCTTGCCGCGCGTACATGGTTCAGGTCTATTTACACGGGGACAAACGCAAGCATTATCTGCTTGTACGTTGGCTCCTTTAGGAGAACATCAAATCATTGATGGATTAGGAACCGTTGAAAGCAAACGATTCATCCATCACTATAATTTCCCGCAATTCTCTGTTGGTTCAACAGGGCGTGCTGGCTCACCAGGTCGTCGTGAAATCGGACATGGTGCATTAGGTGAACGTGCATTGGCGCAAATCATTCCTAGTGAAGAAGATTTCCCTTACACTATCCGTTTAGTTGCGGAAGTATTGGAATCAAACGGTTCGTCTTCTCAAGCAAGTATCTGTGCTGGAACATTGGCATTGATGGATGCAGGTGTGCCAATCAAAGCACCTGTTGCCGGGATCGCTATGGGCTTGGTCTCTGATGGTGAAAACTACACGATCTTGACAGATATTCAAGGATTAGAAGATCATCTTGGCGACATGGACTTTAAAGTTGCTGGAACAAAAGACGGAATCACTGCTTTGCAAATGGACATCAAAATCCAAGGAATCACAGAACAAATCCTTTCTGAAGCGTTGACACAAGCGAAAAAAGCACGGATGGAAATTCTGGAAGTCTTAACAGATACAATCGCTGAACCGCGCAAAGAATTGAGCCCATATGCACCGAAGATCGAAATGATCCAAATCGACCCAGATAAGATCAAAACAGTCATCGGCAAAGGCGGCGACACGATCAACGGTATTATTGAAGAAACTGGCGTGAAGATCGATATCGATCAAGATGGAAATGTCAGCATCGCTTCTTCTGATGCAGAGATGATCCAAAAAGCAATCAAGATCATTGAAGAATTGACCAAAGAAGTCAAGGTCGGCGAAGTTTACTTAGGTAAAGTCGTTCGTATCGAAAAATTTGGTGCCTTCGTGAACTTGATCAAAGGCAAGGATGCGTTGGTTCACATTTCTCAACTTGCGAATGAACGTGTAAATAAAGTAGAAGATGTCGTGAAATTAGGCGACGAAGTATTAGTGAAAGTAACAGAAATTGATCGCCAAGGACGCGTGAATGCGTCTCGTAAAGCCTTGTTGAAAGAAGAAGAAAGCAAAAAAGAAGAAAAATAACCGATCCTTCGGTTAGTCTTTGACTTTTCTTTCTGAAACTTGGATAATATGGATAAGTTTTAGGGGAGTAGCAACATAGAGACCTCTCTATGCTTTTAGATCAACAACTAGTGCAAAGCGCGCTGGTCTAAAAGGTAATTTGCAAGACCTAAACAATAGTGGAAACTGTTGTTTAGGTCTTTTTTTGTCAGTTATGCTTTTTGCAGTATGCAACAATCAAGCTTATTTTGGTTTAAATAGAAAATAATCGTTTGTGCTGTTTAGCATAATGATATGCGTAATGAGAATTTGATTCACTTTTTGGTTTTTGAAAAAGTGCATTCATTAAAACGAATTAGCTGCGAGTGTGTATCAAAATATCGATGCAATTAGTGGAATCGTATGCGTACGAAAATAAAAGCATTTTTCCCGATTTTGGAAAAATGGATTCATTGCAATTAGTAAAATCGATCCAAGGTGTCATGAATAAAAAAGTACGGGCGCTATCATCAGCATCGTGAAACTTCCTAAGACTTTTTAAATAGAACTCACTACCGATTCAGCGAACGGCGATAACAGGAGCGTGTAAAATGGAGAAAAAGAAAGATCATATGAAAAAGCTTTCGGCAGGAGGATTGCTGATTGCGCTAGGTGTCGTGTACGGCGACATCGGAACGAGTCCGTTGTATGTCATGAAGGCGATCTTAGAAGAAAATGGCGGATTGAGCACAGTGACACAGGATTTTGTTTTGGGAACAGTCTCATTGGTTTTTTGGACTGTGATGCTCTTGACGACCGTCAAATATGTGCTGATCGCATTACGAGCAGATAATCATGGTGAAGGGGGAATTTTTTCTCTATACACCTTGGTTCGTAAGGGTGGAAAATATTTGATCATTCCTGCCAT
It encodes the following:
- the pnp gene encoding polyribonucleotide nucleotidyltransferase, whose product is MTEKQVFKTTWGGRPLQVEIGQLAKQANGAVLVRYGDTVVLSAAVASKEARDFDFFPLTINYEEKMYAVGKIPGGFIKREGRPSTDATLTARLIDRPIRPMFADGFRNEVQVTNVVMSVEQDCSPAMAAMFGSSLALAISDIPFEGPIAGVDVGRVNGEYVLNPTTEQHAASDIDLTVAGTKQAINMVESGAKEVSEEDMLGALLFGFDAIKEMVAFQSEIVAAVGKEKMEISLLQVNPELKKEIFDSYYETMKTAVMTMDKLAREDEIEKVKETVKEVYAERFANVETEDLVQITKEVKQIAEDLEKDVVRELITIDKIRPDGRKLDEIRPLDAETSILPRVHGSGLFTRGQTQALSACTLAPLGEHQIIDGLGTVESKRFIHHYNFPQFSVGSTGRAGSPGRREIGHGALGERALAQIIPSEEDFPYTIRLVAEVLESNGSSSQASICAGTLALMDAGVPIKAPVAGIAMGLVSDGENYTILTDIQGLEDHLGDMDFKVAGTKDGITALQMDIKIQGITEQILSEALTQAKKARMEILEVLTDTIAEPRKELSPYAPKIEMIQIDPDKIKTVIGKGGDTINGIIEETGVKIDIDQDGNVSIASSDAEMIQKAIKIIEELTKEVKVGEVYLGKVVRIEKFGAFVNLIKGKDALVHISQLANERVNKVEDVVKLGDEVLVKVTEIDRQGRVNASRKALLKEEESKKEEK